The DNA region GACGCTGGACCTCTCTTTTCAATGAAGAAAAATAGGTTATGTTCCATGTAACTGTTGAAAACCGAAATCATGCTCCTTAGCTTAGCTCTTGATTTTTTGGGACTTTTTGTAAAAAATTCCCCAAACTCCTATTAATTGAACTCTTCTGTTAGATGAAAGGTCAAAGGCCGCTTTTTGAAAAAAGCTTAGCAAAAACTTTTCGGTTATGGATTTTTTTGCTTGAAAATATATGTTCTCAACTCGTTAAAAAAACATAAAAAGTTTTGGTAAAGGTCTGGAAAACCCTTTTCCAGTAATAATGCAATAACAGAACAGGATTGCCATCCAAACGACCTGACTGGTTTTAAATGTTCAAGCTGTGACATTGATGAGTATGTATCCGCTCCTTTTCAATATATAGAAGTTTTAATGGCTATATACTATTTTCAGTATGATTGTCTGGTCTGAAAAAAGTGATTTACAAAAATATCGAAAGTATTTTTTTTTCAAGCATCTTAGATAATTAATCATAAGTAAACCCCCGGCTCTGCCGGTGGACTCACAGAGTTTGACAGATCCTGGAATAAGAAGAAGTCTCCAATAACTGAACCGCCTAAAGTTCAAGTTAAAGGAGACTTCAATGAGCGAGAGACAAAGCCTAAGCCATAGTACCTGGGAATGCAAGTATCATGTAGTATGGATTCCAAAGTATAGAAAAAAGACTATTTATGTAGAATTGAGGAAATATTTGGGAGATGTATTTCGAGATTTGGCCAGACAAAAAGAAAGTGCAATATTG from Desulforegula conservatrix Mb1Pa includes:
- a CDS encoding transposase is translated as MSERQSLSHSTWECKYHVVWIPKYRKKTIYVELRKYLGDVFRDLARQKESAIL